A stretch of the Alnus glutinosa chromosome 6, dhAlnGlut1.1, whole genome shotgun sequence genome encodes the following:
- the LOC133870393 gene encoding mogroside IE synthase-like encodes MQVKESSTEMEEERAYGAHVVVFPFHGQSHINPMLQLSKRLASKGLKITVATTLSGMNSMQAGTGSIAFEPIYDDCIEGGFAGPGGLIGFLERFKASATRCLPDLIKKAEKSEYPVKCLVYDANLPWALNIAKQLGVSGAAFFTQSCAAIASYYPMYMEMSDEPLPVPAFSMPGLRPPGIPNLPSLGSVEGRFPPIIRIILNQFSNIEKADWIIFNSFDKLEEEEINVCKIQVIKWMANLWPVVRTIGPTVPSVYLDKRVKDDADYGFNLYKPNSETCMSWLNTKKPGSVVYISFGSTAAGLNAEQMTEMAGALRQTSSNFLWVVKANEDSNLPNNFVEETSTKGLLVAWCPQLEVLAHPAIGCFVTHCGWNSTAEAISFGVPMVGMPLYLDEMTNAYFLETVWAVGVQPKVDEKGLATRGEIDRCISEVMHGERGQEIKKNAMQWKKFAKEAVDEGGSSDKNINEIVARLVGT; translated from the exons atgcaGGTGAAAGAATCCAGTACAGAAATGGAGGAAGAGAGAGCTTACGGTGCTCACGTTGTGGTTTTCCCGTTTCATGGACAAAGCCATATAAATCCAATGCTCCAACTCTCAAAGCGCTTGGCCTCGAAAGGGCTCAAAATCACAGTAGCCACGACACTCTCTGGCATGAACTCCATGCAAGCTGGAACTGGGTCGATTGCATTTGAACCAATTTATGATGACTGCATTGAAGGTGGGTTTGCAGGACCAGGTGGGTTGATCGGCTTCTTGGAGAGGTTTAAGGCAAGCGCCACACGTTGTTTACCTGATCTCATCAAGAAAGCAGAGAAGTCTGAGTACCCTGTGAAGTGCCTGGTGTATGATGCTAATTTACCTTGGGCTCTGAACATAGCCAAGCAACTGGGTGTTTCTGGTGCGGCATTCTTCACACAATCCTGTGCTGCTATTGCAAGCTACTACCCGATGTATATGGAGATGTCTGATGAGCCACTTCCGGTGCCTGCTTTTTCAATGCCTGGATTGCGGCCACCTGGAATTCCAAACTTGCCATCATTAGGTTCAGTTGAAGGACGTTTTCCCCCTATAATCAGAATCATATTGAACCAATTCAGCAACATTGAGAAGGCAGATTGGATTATTTTTAACTCATTTGATAAGTTGGAAGAAGAGGAGA TAAATGTGTGTAAAATACAGGTTATAAAATGGATGGCCAATCTCTGGCCCGTAGTTAGGACCATCGGACCAACTGTGCCATCTGTTTACCTTGACAAGAGGGTGAAAGATGATGCAGATTATGGTTTCAATCTCTATAAGCCAAACAGTGAGACCTGCATGAGTTGGCTTAACACAAAGAAACCTGGTTCGGTGGTGTATATTTCATTTGGCAGTACTGCTGCAGGTTTGAATGCTGAACAGATGACAGAAATGGCAGGGGCCCTAAGGCAAACTAGCAGCAACTTCTTGTGGGTGGTGAAGGCAAACGAAGATAGCAATCTCCCTAATAACTTTGTGGAGGAGACATCAACAAAAGGATTGTTGGTAGCATGGTGCCCACAGTTGGAGGTGTTGGCCCATCCTGCCATTGGATGCTTCGTAACACATTGCGGATGGAACTCAACAGCTGAGGCAATAAGCTTTGGAGTGCCAATGGTGGGAATGCCACTGTATTTAGACGAAATGACTAATGCATATTTTTTGGAGACAGTTTGGGCAGTGGGTGTTCAGCCAAAAGTAGATGAGAAAGGTCTTGCGACTAGGGGAGAAATTGACAGATGCATCAGTGAAGTCATGCACGGAGAGAGAGGGCAGGAGATTAAGAAGAATGCTATGCAGTGGAAAAAGTTTGCCAAGGAGGCAGTGGATGAGGGTGGAAGTTCTGATAAGAATATAAACGAAATTGTTGCTCGACTAGTGGGCACCtga
- the LOC133870784 gene encoding pyrophosphate--fructose 6-phosphate 1-phosphotransferase subunit alpha, with amino-acid sequence MDSDYGIPRELSDLQKSRSHYEPEIPPCLQGTTVRVEFGDTTTAVDPNDFHMISRYFPHTYGQPLAHFLRKTAKVPDAQIISEHPAMRVGIVFCGRQSPGGHNVIWGLHNALKIHNPNSTLLGFLGGSEGLFAKKTLEITDDILSTYKNQGGYDLLGRTKDQIRTIEQVNAALNACKDLKLDGLVIIGGVTSNTDAAQLAETFAEAKCTTKVVGVPVTLNGDLKNQFVETNVGFDTICKVNSQLISNVCTDALSAEKYYYFIRLMGRKASHVALECTLQSHPNLVILGEEVAALKLTLFDITKQICDAVQARAGQDKNHGVILLPEGLIESIPEIYALLKEIHNLLRQGVSSDNISSQLSPWASALFEFLPPFIKKQLLLYPESDDSAQLSQIETEKLFAHLVETEMNKRLKEGTYKGKKFNAICHFFGYQARGSLPSKFDCDYAYVLGHICYHILAAGLNGYMATVTNLKNPVNKWRCGAAPITAMMTVKHWSQSPGATSIGKPAIHPATVDLRGKAYDLLRQNAAKFLMDDLYRNPGPLQFDGPGADSKALSLCVEDQDYMGRIKKLQQYLDQVRTIVKPGCSQDVLKAALSVMASVTDVLSVMASPSSNTSF; translated from the exons ATGGATTCAGACTACGGCATTCCCAGAGAACTCTCTGACCTCCAAAAATCTCGATCTCACTACGAACCTGAAATCCCTCCTTGTCTCCAG GGAACTACTGTCAGGGTTGAATTTGGTGATACAACAACAGCGGTAGACCCCAATGATTTCCACATGATAAGCCGATATTTCCCACACACTTACGGTCAGCCTTTGGCTCACTTTCTCAGGAAAACTGCAAAAGTCCCAGATGCTCAGATTATATCTGAGCATCCGGCTATGAG GGTGGGAATAGTCTTTTGTGGGAGACAATCTCCTGGAGGACATAATGTTATTTGGGGTCTTCATAATGCTCTTAAAATTCACAACCCCAATAGTACTTTACTTGGATTTCTAG GTGGTTCAGAAGGTTTATTTGCAAAGAAAACTCTTGAGATAACAGATGACATTCTTTCAACCTACAAAAATCAAG GTGGTTATGATTTGCTGGGACGGACAAAAGATCAAATTAGAACAATCGAGCAAGTTAATGCTGCCCTAAATGCATGCAAAGATTTGAAATTGGATGGCCTTGTCATTATAGGAG GCGTGACATCAAACACAGATGCTGCTCAGCTTGCAGAAACATTTGCTGAAGCAAAATGCACAACAAAG GTGGTTGGTGTACCTGTTACTCTGAATGGAGATCTTAAGAACCAGTTCGTGGAAACTAATGTTGGTTTTGATACAATATGTAAG gtCAATTCCCAGCTCATCAGCAATGTTTGCACTGATGCACTCTCCGCAGAGAAG tattattattttatccgACTTATGGGTCGGAAGGCATCACATGTTGCTTTGGAGTGCACTCTACAGTCCCATCCCAATCTG GTAATTCTTGGGGAGGAGGTGGCTGCATTAAAGCTTACGCTTTTTGATATCACAAAACAAATTTGTGATGCAGTTCAAGCCAGGGCAGGACAAG ACAAGAACCATGGAGTCATCTTATTACCAGAAGGGCTTATAGAAAGCATTCCTGAAATTTATGCCCTTTTGAAG GAAATTCATAATTTGCTCAGGCAAGGTGTTTCTTCTGATAACATTTCTTCTCAACTTTCACCCTGGGCATCTgctttgtttgaatttttgccACCCTTTATTAAGAAACAG CTGCTCCTTTACCCTGAATCAGATGACTCTGCACAATTATCCCAG ATTGAGACAGAAAAACTTTTTGCACATCTTGTGGAGACCGAAATGAACAAGCGCCTG AAAGAAGGCACATACAAAGGGAAGAAATTTAATGCTATCTGCCACTTTTTCGGTTATCAGGCTCGGGGATCACTACCATCAAAATTTGATTGTGACTATGCCTAT GTTCTTGGGCATATCTGCTACCATATTTTAGCAGCTGGTTTGAATGGTTACATGGCAACTGTAACCAACCTTAAGAATCCAGTGAACAAATGGCGTTGTGGTGCTGCTCCAATTACA GCAATGATGACTGTGAAGCATTGGTCTCAAAGTCCAGGTGCCACGTCAATAGGAAAACCTGCTATTCATCCAGCCACTGTGGACTTGAGAGGCAAAGCATATGA TCTATTGAGGCAAAATGCAGCAAAATTTTTGATGGATGACCTCTACAGAAATCCAGGACCCCTTCAGTTTGATGGTCCTGGTGCTGATTCTAAGGCTCTAAGTCTGTGTGTTGAAGACCAGGATTACATGGGCCGCATCAAGAAACTGCAGCAATATCTTGACCAG GTGCGAACCATCGTAAAGCCAGGGTGTTCACAGGATGTTCTGAAAGCAGCTTTGAGCGTCATGGCTTCCGTGACAGACGTTCTCTCAGTGATGGCTTCACCTTCATCCAACACATCCTTCTAA